In one window of Henckelia pumila isolate YLH828 chromosome 1, ASM3356847v2, whole genome shotgun sequence DNA:
- the LOC140870695 gene encoding uncharacterized protein, whose translation MGINLNLRGVNSGWKTEGDEARRPISPNLTPPNFFQRLGERLRCTLKRIWRKICSVPISLWKCLKGVFHRIRSLFYLSQPRKSADPPLLPVENPAPKPSDHPPLEQSLLVSNEQNHQEDSSETYKNHATISIPSFGSHVLDSHSTTGSIIDTVLLVTDSAADTTQENASRKINVSYAVHQETGIYYSEAAGSRIDTADSASAIVQENVSQKNEYSCAADKESEGEKVIETAVVVEQARWIMHYSSRHRILLVGEGDFSFSHSLAKAFGCASKMVATSLDSIAFLKKNYSMAPWNIGQLKKRGCIVMHEIDATTIATHHQLKHMTFDRIIYNFPFAGFFKGLSRDSSLRIHRRLVSLFLKNAKGMIDEDGEIHISHKTNSYHNEWNLVSMASSHRLRLIEEVAFRLSDYPGYNTKRGFGGDENFNCYPSNTFKFGLKSVGH comes from the exons ATGGGGATTAATCTCAATCTCCGCGGAGTTAATTCAGGCTGGAAAACAGAAGGCGACGAAGCTCGAAGGCCGATTTCTCCCAACCTAACCCCTCCTAATTTCTTCCAAAGATTAGGTGAAAGGTTACGCTGTACTTTGAAGAGGATTTGGCGTAAAATATGTTCCGTCCCAATTTCACTTTGGAAATGTTTGAAGGGAGTCTTTCACAGGATTAGGAGCCTTTTCTACCTTTCACAGCCAAGAAAATCAGCTGACCCGCCACTCCTCCCTGTTGAAAACCCGGCACCAAAACCAAGCGATCATCCTCCATTGGAGCAATCCCTTCTCGTTTCTAATGAACAGAACCACCAGGAGGACTCAAGCGAGACTTATAAGAATCATGCAACCATTTCTATACCCAGTTTCGGTAGTCACGTTCTTGATTCCCACAGTACTACAGGTTCCATCATTGACACAGTACTACTCGTCACAGACTCGGCTGCTGATACTACTCAAGAAAATGCATCCCGAAAGATTAATGTCTCGTACGCAGTGCATCAGGAGACGGGGATATATTACTCCGAAGCCGCGGGTTCAAGAATTGACACTGCAGACTCAGCATCAGCTATTGTCCAAGAAAATGTATCTCAAAAGAACGAGTACTCTTGCGCAGCAGATAAAGAAAGTGAAGGGGAGAAGGTGATAGAGACCGCGGTGGTGGTGGAACAAGCGAGGTGGATTATGCATTACAGCAGCCGCCACCGTATACTACTGGTGGGCGAGGGAGATTTCTCATTCTCACACTCTTTAGCAAAGGCTTTTGGTTGCGCTTCGAAAATGGTCGCTACTTCTCTTGATTCTATAG cctttttgaagaaaaattatTCCATGGCTCCGTGGAACATCGGTCAATTAAAGAAAAGGGGTTGCATTGTTATGCATGAAATTGATGCCACCACCATAGCCACTCACCATCAGCTCAAACACATGACTTTCGATCGTATAATATACAACTTCCCGTTCGCTGGATTTTTCAAAGGGTTATCCCGAGATTCTAGTCTTCG gATTCACCGAAGACTTGTGAGCCTGTTTTTGAAGAATGCCAAGGGGATGATAGATGAAGACGGTGAAATTCACATATCCCACAAAACCAATAGTTATCACAATGAATGGAATCTGGTGTCTATGGCTTCTTCACACAGGCTCCGGCTTATCGAGGAAGTCGCATTTAGGTTGAGCGATTATCCAGGCTACAACACAAAGCGTGGTTTCGGGGGAGATGAAAACTTCAATTGCTACCCCAGCAACACCTTCAAATTTGGACTCAAGTCCGTTGGCCATTGA